The following are from one region of the Abiotrophia defectiva ATCC 49176 genome:
- a CDS encoding DMT family transporter encodes MKNKETSGIIAGLLSGLLWGADTHYNGVILMMLPFTLVDPRLAGAALLLALFHDGFSALMMTGELVRQGQLKQTFKQLTSKSSFVVMLAAVLGGPMGMRAYLYAVDAIGAGLTASISSMYPVVAAFLGMLILKEKITKPVWIGLGLAVLAVLGVSLSGDMMQSNAQLIGFLVAFLSVVGWSLESVICSIGMKEDLNPKQALWIRQCVSTLVYLGFITFESDLVFSVTAVISQPVLWLILGVAVLGTLSYLNFYRAIDTIGPVKATALNISYAIWAIVFSILLGGAEFNPVLLLSAALMIVSSVLVSQHEGA; translated from the coding sequence ATGAAAAATAAGGAAACAAGTGGCATTATTGCCGGTCTATTGTCAGGCCTTTTGTGGGGGGCAGATACCCATTATAATGGCGTTATTCTGATGATGTTACCCTTCACGCTAGTGGATCCAAGACTGGCTGGAGCCGCTCTCTTATTGGCCCTCTTCCATGATGGTTTTTCTGCCTTAATGATGACGGGGGAGTTGGTTCGTCAAGGGCAACTCAAGCAAACTTTCAAACAATTGACCAGCAAGAGTTCCTTTGTGGTCATGTTAGCAGCTGTTTTAGGTGGTCCTATGGGTATGCGGGCCTATCTCTATGCGGTAGATGCGATTGGGGCAGGCTTAACAGCAAGTATTTCCTCTATGTATCCAGTGGTTGCTGCTTTTTTAGGTATGTTAATTCTTAAGGAAAAGATAACTAAGCCAGTTTGGATTGGCTTGGGCTTGGCCGTGTTAGCGGTCTTAGGCGTGAGTCTGTCTGGTGATATGATGCAATCTAATGCCCAACTGATTGGCTTCTTAGTGGCCTTTCTCAGCGTAGTCGGCTGGTCCTTGGAGAGTGTGATTTGTTCCATTGGGATGAAGGAAGATTTGAATCCTAAGCAAGCTCTTTGGATTCGTCAATGCGTCTCTACTTTAGTTTATTTGGGCTTTATTACCTTCGAATCTGACTTGGTCTTTAGCGTGACGGCTGTTATTAGTCAGCCAGTTCTTTGGTTAATCTTGGGTGTTGCTGTCTTAGGCACATTGTCTTATTTGAATTTTTATCGCGCAATTGATACAATTGGTCCTGTAAAGGCTACTGCACTCAATATCTCATACGCTATTTGGGCCATTGTCTTCTCCATCTTGCTAGGAGGAGCTGAATTTAACCCAGTTCTCTTGCTATCGGCGGCTTTGATGATTGTAAGCAGTGTCTTAGTTTCACAACACGAAGGAGCCTAA
- a CDS encoding zinc-binding dehydrogenase: MINRVYQLLRPYFFSVKYEDVSTDLAKPVVVRPNYMALCHADQRYYQGKRSAKVLKQKLPMALIHECCGIVVRDETGTYQVGDKVVMIPNQPPQGFDHSGEFYENYVEGTHFLSSGYDGFMQEFVHLPLDRVVGYQSIPDVVAAMTEFVSVAAHGARRFDSMALSKRDRIVVWGSGSLAFVQATVLRAKFPDATIIVVGKNHDKLRLFSFVDEVYELQDIPEDFSFDHAFECVGGDASQEAIRDIIKYIKPQGTLILMGVSETEVPVNTRDVLEKGLTLVGSSRSGREDFQLAVALMENPQVSSRLRMIIHQVGDLEDVKDIYQFFEEDRKTPFKTVAKWNI, from the coding sequence GTGATTAATCGCGTCTATCAATTACTTCGCCCATACTTCTTCTCAGTTAAGTATGAAGATGTGTCGACAGACTTGGCTAAGCCAGTCGTGGTGCGTCCTAATTATATGGCCCTCTGCCATGCAGATCAACGCTATTACCAAGGTAAGCGTTCAGCCAAAGTGCTCAAGCAAAAATTACCAATGGCCTTGATTCATGAGTGTTGCGGCATTGTCGTACGTGACGAAACTGGCACCTATCAAGTAGGGGACAAGGTCGTCATGATTCCCAATCAGCCGCCGCAAGGGTTTGACCATTCGGGTGAGTTCTATGAGAACTATGTGGAAGGAACTCACTTCCTATCCAGTGGTTACGATGGTTTCATGCAGGAATTTGTGCATTTACCATTAGACCGTGTCGTGGGGTATCAAAGCATTCCAGATGTGGTAGCGGCGATGACCGAGTTTGTCTCAGTGGCTGCTCACGGGGCCCGTCGTTTTGACTCTATGGCCTTATCCAAGCGTGACCGAATCGTGGTCTGGGGATCAGGTTCGCTAGCCTTTGTCCAAGCTACCGTCTTAAGAGCTAAGTTTCCAGATGCTACGATTATTGTAGTAGGTAAAAACCACGATAAATTAAGACTTTTCAGCTTTGTAGATGAAGTCTATGAATTGCAAGATATTCCGGAAGATTTCAGCTTCGACCATGCTTTTGAGTGTGTGGGTGGCGATGCCAGTCAAGAAGCCATTCGTGACATTATTAAGTATATTAAACCTCAAGGAACGCTGATTTTAATGGGAGTTTCCGAGACGGAAGTGCCAGTCAATACCCGTGATGTCTTAGAAAAAGGCCTGACCTTAGTTGGTTCTTCTCGCTCGGGACGTGAGGACTTCCAATTGGCGGTGGCCTTAATGGAAAACCCACAAGTATCCTCAAGACTGCGGATGATTATCCACCAAGTAGGGGATTTAGAGGATGTCAAGGATATCTATCAATTCTTCGAAGAAGACCGTAAAACACCATTTAAAACGGTGGCTAAGTGGAATATCTAG
- a CDS encoding sugar phosphate nucleotidyltransferase, translating into MKAIILAAGMGTRLRPITLTTPKSLIEVAGTSLIERQIEFLRAKGIQDIIVVTGYLAEKFDFLKDQYGVTLIHNAQYESYNNFYTMYLVRHYLSDAYVIDADNFLVDNFLLSAPESSLYFGVAKEGFKDEWVLHYQQDDLRVTAITVESGQGRILSGVSYWSAEDGQHLQQLIEGYYQEADYANLYWDDVVKDNLADLDVHVYPIEGHQTFEIDSLEDLEALRSQMEAKN; encoded by the coding sequence ATGAAAGCAATAATTCTCGCCGCTGGTATGGGAACTCGCTTGCGGCCAATCACCCTTACAACACCTAAGTCCTTAATTGAAGTTGCTGGTACAAGCTTAATTGAGCGCCAGATTGAATTCTTGCGGGCTAAAGGGATTCAAGACATTATTGTTGTGACAGGGTACTTGGCTGAAAAATTCGATTTTCTGAAGGACCAGTATGGCGTGACCTTGATTCACAATGCCCAATATGAAAGCTACAATAACTTCTACACCATGTACTTGGTCCGTCACTACTTGAGTGATGCCTATGTTATTGATGCCGATAACTTCCTAGTTGATAACTTCTTGCTGTCAGCACCAGAAAGCTCCCTTTACTTTGGGGTAGCGAAAGAAGGCTTCAAGGATGAATGGGTCTTGCATTACCAGCAAGATGACCTTCGCGTAACGGCCATTACGGTAGAAAGTGGTCAAGGGCGGATTCTGTCTGGCGTCTCCTATTGGAGTGCGGAAGATGGACAACATTTGCAGCAGTTAATTGAAGGCTACTACCAAGAAGCTGATTATGCTAATCTCTACTGGGATGACGTGGTCAAGGATAACCTAGCTGATTTAGATGTTCATGTTTATCCAATTGAAGGCCATCAGACCTTTGAAATTGATAGCCTAGAGGATTTAGAAGCGCTACGTTCGCAAATGGAAGCAAAAAATTAG
- a CDS encoding thymidylate synthase translates to MQQYQELVKKILAEGHVKTDRTGVGTKSIFGYQMRFDLSQGFPMVTTKRVPFGLIKSELLWFLRGDTNVRYLLEHNNHIWDEWAFKRYVESPDYHGPDMTDFGLRAVADPDFNEIYQQELAAFNERVLTDDDFAERYGNLGNVYGAQWRSWPLRNGETLDQISQLIDMIKHSPDSRRLIVSAWNPEDVPSMALPPCHTLFQFYVHDGKLSCQLYQRSADVFLGVPFNIASYALLTHLIAKECGLEVGDFVHTLGDAHLYLNHLEAAETLLSREPKLLPQLEIDDFEQFDQVSTDQIRLQGYEPWPTIKAPIAV, encoded by the coding sequence ATGCAACAATATCAAGAATTAGTCAAAAAAATCCTAGCAGAGGGTCATGTTAAAACTGACCGTACTGGGGTTGGGACCAAAAGTATTTTTGGTTATCAGATGCGTTTTGATTTGAGCCAAGGCTTTCCCATGGTGACGACTAAACGTGTACCCTTTGGCTTGATTAAGAGCGAATTACTCTGGTTTTTACGTGGTGATACCAATGTCCGCTACTTACTAGAACACAATAATCACATTTGGGACGAGTGGGCCTTCAAACGCTATGTGGAGTCTCCTGACTATCATGGCCCTGATATGACTGATTTTGGTTTGCGTGCAGTCGCTGATCCAGACTTTAATGAAATCTACCAGCAGGAATTAGCAGCCTTTAATGAGCGAGTTTTGACTGATGATGACTTTGCTGAACGCTACGGCAATTTAGGCAATGTCTACGGTGCTCAATGGCGCTCTTGGCCTCTCCGAAATGGTGAGACTTTGGACCAAATTAGCCAGCTCATTGACATGATTAAGCATTCTCCTGATTCTAGACGCCTAATTGTGTCAGCCTGGAACCCTGAGGATGTGCCTAGTATGGCTTTGCCACCTTGTCACACACTCTTCCAGTTTTATGTGCATGATGGCAAGTTATCCTGCCAGCTCTACCAACGTAGTGCTGATGTTTTCTTAGGTGTGCCTTTTAACATTGCTTCCTATGCGCTCTTAACCCATTTGATTGCCAAAGAATGTGGTCTAGAGGTGGGGGACTTTGTGCATACCTTGGGGGATGCTCATCTCTATCTCAATCATTTGGAGGCGGCGGAGACCCTCTTGAGCCGAGAGCCTAAACTACTGCCACAATTGGAAATTGACGATTTCGAGCAATTTGATCAAGTCTCTACTGACCAAATTCGACTACAAGGCTATGAGCCTTGGCCAACC
- a CDS encoding NTP transferase domain-containing protein has translation MNDLMTLLYYLNREEAGSQRDMAQATNLSLGKINLILKRLDEQGYIEIERQGTRNHYQVTDKGLALLETGLKDANARKIQLAQAKEQIHQAVILAAGQPRHLDQPVPLLSLGDHTLLDRTLQVLRDQGVERFVLVAGFQADLLAQHVADMPDVTLVVNEAYAHTGTMASLATAAPHIDGDFFLIEGDLLFEVRGIKGLNKVASDSAMLITSVREQHDEAMVELRDGYVYKMGKDIHQFNRIDGEMIGLSKLSYPFYLKMLAIYADNLNPYVNYEYIMLDVAQDYRLGYLKLDDFFWGEIDDASQVHHVLKRVYPRLVRKEERAAKQEVEQFLADQMDASPEEIATLESAGGMTNKNYKVTLKGQPYIIRIAGNGTEKFINRPAEKSNSLLAHILGLDAETLYFDEVTGTKVSAFIPEAETLNANTATYLNNMRMTTGLLRQLHQSGLDFDNRFDVFEEIAKYESFVDEVGSDYFDGYQATRQEVFQLQEDLADLPVQIVPCHIDTVPENFVKGGDGKSYLIDWEYSGMNDLAWDLAAHSLECGFSQEQEDRFLSLYCQDKEVPDSLKIKLLIYQICQDFLWSVWTIFKESRGDDFGDYGIERYRRAQANLARYHALKKEG, from the coding sequence ATGAATGACTTAATGACCTTGCTATATTACTTGAACCGAGAAGAAGCGGGCAGTCAACGTGATATGGCACAAGCGACTAACCTATCCCTAGGCAAAATTAATCTGATTCTCAAGCGACTTGATGAACAAGGATACATTGAGATTGAGCGTCAGGGGACGCGTAACCACTATCAAGTGACGGACAAGGGCTTGGCTTTGCTAGAGACTGGCTTGAAAGATGCAAATGCCCGTAAGATTCAGTTGGCTCAAGCTAAAGAGCAAATTCATCAGGCAGTCATTCTTGCTGCAGGCCAACCTCGTCATCTGGATCAACCCGTGCCGCTCCTATCATTAGGGGACCATACCTTATTGGATCGAACCCTTCAAGTCTTACGAGACCAAGGAGTAGAGCGTTTTGTCTTGGTTGCTGGCTTCCAAGCTGACCTCTTGGCTCAACATGTTGCTGACATGCCTGATGTGACTCTAGTAGTCAATGAGGCTTATGCCCACACAGGGACAATGGCTTCTCTGGCCACGGCAGCTCCTCATATTGATGGCGACTTCTTCCTGATTGAGGGGGATTTACTCTTTGAAGTCCGTGGGATTAAGGGGCTGAATAAGGTCGCTAGTGACTCTGCTATGTTGATTACCAGTGTGCGTGAGCAACATGATGAGGCCATGGTGGAATTGCGTGATGGTTATGTTTATAAGATGGGGAAGGATATTCACCAATTCAACCGGATTGACGGTGAAATGATTGGTCTATCAAAATTGTCCTATCCTTTCTACCTTAAGATGTTGGCCATTTATGCTGACAACCTTAATCCTTATGTTAACTATGAATATATTATGTTAGATGTTGCTCAAGACTACCGCTTGGGTTATCTTAAACTGGATGACTTCTTCTGGGGCGAAATTGATGATGCTAGTCAGGTTCATCATGTTCTTAAGCGCGTTTACCCACGTTTGGTTCGCAAGGAAGAACGGGCAGCTAAGCAAGAAGTGGAGCAGTTCTTGGCCGACCAGATGGATGCTAGCCCTGAGGAAATTGCGACCTTAGAGAGTGCTGGTGGTATGACTAACAAGAACTACAAGGTCACCCTCAAAGGCCAGCCTTATATCATTCGGATTGCCGGCAACGGGACGGAGAAGTTTATTAATCGCCCAGCTGAGAAATCCAATAGCCTCTTAGCGCATATTCTGGGCTTAGATGCTGAGACCCTCTACTTTGACGAAGTGACAGGGACCAAGGTGTCAGCCTTCATTCCAGAGGCTGAGACCTTAAATGCTAATACGGCGACTTATCTTAACAATATGCGAATGACAACGGGACTCCTCAGACAGTTGCATCAATCAGGATTAGACTTTGATAACCGTTTTGATGTCTTCGAGGAGATTGCTAAGTATGAGAGTTTTGTGGATGAAGTAGGGTCAGACTATTTTGACGGCTATCAGGCGACACGTCAGGAAGTTTTCCAACTACAGGAAGATTTGGCTGACTTACCAGTTCAAATAGTGCCATGTCATATTGACACAGTTCCAGAGAACTTTGTCAAAGGTGGAGACGGCAAATCCTATCTCATTGACTGGGAATACTCAGGTATGAACGACTTGGCTTGGGATTTAGCGGCCCATAGTCTAGAATGTGGCTTCAGCCAAGAGCAGGAAGACCGCTTCTTAAGCCTTTACTGTCAAGATAAAGAGGTGCCGGATAGCTTGAAGATCAAGCTCTTAATCTATCAAATTTGCCAAGACTTCCTCTGGTCAGTTTGGACCATCTTCAAGGAAAGCCGGGGCGATGATTTCGGAGACTATGGGATTGAACGTTACCGTCGTGCGCAAGCTAACCTAGCACGCTACCATGCTCTAAAAAAGGAAGGATGA
- a CDS encoding ABC-F family ATP-binding cassette domain-containing protein, producing MKTLAVTGLEKTYGTKTLLAGIDFAIRTGDRIGLIGPNGTGKSSFLKVLADQTDYDQGTIDKPKDYRIAYLAQNPDLDPNQTILDTVFAGDTPEVKLLHDYEVANLALLSDPDNSQLQEAFQTITEAMNQADAWQIEVKAKTVLSQLGLVNLNQRVGDCSGGEQKRIGIAQVLIAEPDLLILDEPTNHLDINSVQWLEKYLASYKGALLLVTHDRYFLERTVNKIVELRHGRFREYSGNYQAYLEKKATELALEERMQDKQDKLYQAELAWMRKGAKARTTKQQARIERFDQLKEEIASRQDSQETSGFEFDQQRIGNQVIELEQARIEVGQQVVVQDYTKHFTKGERIGLIGANGVGKTTFLNTLAGYHNLAAGTLKLGQTVRLAYYRQLDQDLPGDMRILAYLTQIADNFVSHDGRTKSAAQMLEQFNFPRVSHGSSISSLSGGEKRRLYLLSLLIQEPNVLFLDEPTNDLDIDTLTVLEDYLAQFEGLVVVVSHDRYFLDKTVDQYLILEGQGAYTTYWGSYSDYLAKEQTAPEKEKLAPAPSNKPKREQKKLSYEEKKEWADIEAAIEAAENRLNQIQEDMEANSQDAGRLMSLQEELEATEAHLYHLYERYDYLSELAP from the coding sequence ATGAAGACCTTAGCAGTCACAGGATTAGAGAAAACCTATGGAACCAAAACCTTGCTGGCAGGCATCGACTTTGCCATTCGGACAGGGGATAGAATTGGCTTGATTGGACCTAACGGGACCGGTAAAAGTTCCTTCTTGAAGGTGCTAGCTGACCAAACCGACTATGACCAAGGGACGATTGACAAGCCAAAGGATTATCGCATTGCCTACCTGGCGCAGAATCCTGATTTAGATCCTAACCAGACTATTTTAGATACGGTCTTTGCGGGAGATACGCCAGAAGTGAAGCTCTTGCATGATTATGAGGTGGCCAATCTAGCCTTGTTGTCAGATCCTGATAACAGCCAGCTACAGGAAGCCTTTCAAACCATTACAGAAGCCATGAACCAGGCAGATGCTTGGCAGATTGAAGTCAAAGCTAAGACAGTCCTAAGCCAATTAGGCCTTGTCAATCTCAATCAACGAGTGGGAGATTGTTCAGGCGGGGAACAGAAAAGAATTGGGATTGCCCAGGTCCTTATTGCTGAACCTGATCTACTTATCTTAGATGAGCCGACTAACCATTTGGATATCAATTCTGTGCAGTGGTTAGAAAAGTACCTTGCTTCCTACAAAGGCGCACTACTCTTAGTCACCCATGATCGTTATTTCTTGGAACGAACCGTTAATAAGATTGTTGAGTTAAGACACGGTCGTTTCCGCGAATATAGTGGCAACTACCAAGCTTATTTAGAGAAGAAGGCGACTGAACTCGCGCTTGAAGAAAGAATGCAAGACAAGCAAGACAAGCTCTATCAAGCCGAATTGGCTTGGATGCGAAAGGGCGCCAAGGCTAGAACGACTAAACAGCAAGCCCGAATCGAGCGATTCGACCAATTAAAGGAAGAAATTGCTTCTCGCCAAGATAGCCAAGAGACCTCTGGCTTTGAATTTGATCAACAACGAATTGGCAATCAGGTTATAGAGTTGGAACAGGCGCGTATTGAAGTGGGGCAGCAAGTTGTCGTTCAAGACTATACTAAGCACTTCACCAAAGGCGAACGTATTGGGCTGATTGGTGCTAATGGGGTCGGCAAGACCACTTTCCTTAATACTTTGGCAGGCTATCATAACTTAGCGGCCGGGACTTTGAAGCTAGGCCAGACGGTCCGGCTAGCCTACTATCGCCAATTAGATCAAGATTTGCCGGGAGATATGCGGATTTTAGCCTATCTGACACAAATAGCCGATAACTTTGTCAGTCATGATGGACGCACTAAAAGTGCAGCTCAGATGTTAGAGCAATTCAATTTCCCTCGGGTTAGTCATGGCTCTAGCATTTCCAGCCTGTCAGGGGGAGAAAAACGTCGGTTATATTTACTATCGCTCTTGATTCAGGAACCCAACGTCCTCTTCTTAGACGAGCCGACTAACGACCTAGATATTGATACCCTAACTGTCCTAGAGGATTACTTAGCTCAATTTGAAGGGCTTGTCGTCGTGGTGTCTCACGACCGTTATTTCTTAGATAAGACAGTAGACCAGTACCTGATTTTAGAGGGGCAAGGGGCATATACCACCTATTGGGGCAGTTATTCTGACTACCTTGCCAAGGAGCAGACAGCCCCTGAAAAGGAAAAGTTAGCGCCTGCTCCAAGCAATAAACCAAAACGTGAACAGAAAAAGTTAAGCTATGAAGAGAAGAAGGAGTGGGCAGATATTGAGGCTGCGATTGAAGCCGCTGAAAACCGCCTCAATCAGATTCAGGAAGACATGGAGGCCAATAGTCAAGATGCTGGCCGATTAATGAGTCTTCAAGAAGAATTGGAAGCGACCGAAGCCCATCTCTATCATCTTTATGAGCGGTATGACTATTTAAGTGAATTGGCGCCATAA
- a CDS encoding 2-C-methyl-D-erythritol 4-phosphate cytidylyltransferase produces MIYAGILAGGIGSRMGIQDMPKQFLMLGNKPIIIHTIEKFLVVPDIDQVYVAVHPNWLVYFNDLVNKHLPGHESKIKGVDGGGDRNDSILNIIADIKAAGPVSDQAILITHDAVRPFVSYRMIQDNIKVIADYDATDTVVMANDTIVESQDGKSISSIPNRAHMFQGQTPQTFRINQFDSLFASLSQDEREILTDACKVFVLKGKSVGLVKGEYSNLKITTVTDLKIAEAMLGEI; encoded by the coding sequence ATGATTTATGCAGGTATTCTAGCAGGGGGCATTGGATCCAGAATGGGGATTCAAGATATGCCTAAGCAATTCCTCATGTTAGGCAATAAGCCCATTATTATTCATACCATCGAAAAATTCTTAGTAGTACCAGACATTGACCAAGTCTATGTAGCCGTACATCCTAACTGGTTAGTCTACTTCAATGATTTAGTAAATAAGCACTTGCCAGGCCATGAGTCTAAGATTAAAGGCGTTGATGGGGGTGGGGATCGGAATGATAGTATCCTTAATATCATCGCAGATATTAAGGCGGCCGGTCCTGTCTCTGACCAAGCTATTTTAATTACTCATGATGCGGTACGTCCTTTTGTCTCTTACCGTATGATTCAAGACAACATCAAGGTCATCGCTGACTATGATGCGACCGATACAGTGGTCATGGCTAACGATACCATTGTGGAATCCCAAGACGGTAAGTCCATTAGTTCTATTCCTAATCGGGCTCACATGTTCCAAGGTCAGACACCTCAAACCTTCCGTATCAATCAGTTTGATAGCCTCTTCGCTAGCCTCAGTCAAGACGAGCGTGAGATTTTAACCGATGCCTGCAAGGTCTTTGTCCTCAAAGGGAAAAGTGTTGGCCTAGTAAAAGGGGAATACTCTAACTTGAAGATTACGACCGTGACCGATTTGAAAATTGCAGAAGCTATGTTGGGAGAGATCTAA
- a CDS encoding LicD family protein translates to MEPIQAKSLEMAQYFVAFCQKHNLLCYLCGGGAIGALRHQGFIPWDDDLDFFMPREDYERLAELWPKEADSRYFLSRSHEGYVDRNLFITIRDRQTTCLKPYQADLDLPHGLALDVLPLDYAPASAWKRKTQKVWALIYSLFCAQTVPEKHGGLLAWGSRVLLGLVPSSKLRYKIWSLAHKKMTKTTRQEAAYRIELCSGPYYMSKLYPIEAFDQAVFKPFEGTEMPIPAGYDAYLSEAFGDYMTPPPSQNQKPHHDALLLDLERPYTDYDLKTGQLK, encoded by the coding sequence ATGGAACCCATTCAAGCCAAAAGCCTAGAAATGGCCCAATACTTTGTTGCCTTCTGCCAGAAGCATAATCTCTTATGCTACTTATGTGGTGGTGGCGCGATTGGGGCTTTACGTCATCAAGGCTTTATTCCCTGGGACGATGATTTAGACTTTTTTATGCCAAGGGAAGATTATGAACGTTTGGCGGAACTCTGGCCCAAAGAGGCAGATTCGCGTTATTTTCTGTCGCGGTCTCATGAGGGCTATGTCGACCGTAACCTCTTCATCACGATTCGTGACCGCCAGACAACTTGCCTCAAGCCTTATCAAGCTGACTTAGACTTGCCACATGGCCTGGCCTTAGATGTACTGCCTTTGGACTATGCGCCGGCCTCAGCCTGGAAACGTAAGACCCAGAAGGTCTGGGCATTAATCTATTCGCTCTTCTGCGCTCAAACCGTGCCTGAAAAGCATGGGGGTCTTTTGGCCTGGGGCAGTCGAGTGTTGCTGGGCCTAGTCCCAAGTTCTAAACTCCGTTATAAGATCTGGTCACTGGCTCATAAAAAGATGACTAAGACCACTCGCCAAGAGGCGGCTTACCGTATTGAGTTGTGTTCCGGTCCTTACTATATGAGCAAACTCTATCCAATCGAGGCCTTTGATCAGGCTGTCTTCAAGCCTTTTGAAGGAACGGAAATGCCCATTCCAGCGGGTTATGATGCCTATTTGAGTGAGGCATTTGGTGACTATATGACGCCACCGCCTAGCCAGAATCAAAAGCCACATCACGATGCTTTATTGCTGGATTTGGAGCGTCCTTATACGGATTATGACCTCAAGACAGGTCAGCTGAAGTAG
- a CDS encoding ABC transporter ATP-binding protein has translation MLRDFFAYYKPYKKLFVIDFGCAVISAMLELIFPFVVNRVIDTILPTGHYQTVIWVCLLLLAFYLFNMVMKYIVVYLGHKLGITIETDMRRQLFQYFQSQSFEYFDNKQTGELMSRLTSDLFEIGELAHHGPEDLFITLMSLVGAFCLMLQVHVQLAIGTVILVPILGVALAIFNKKMGRINSQVYRQLGEFNAGLSNSLSGIRVVKAFANEAHEEARFEGLIQDYRENKLKFYQTMAASSAFNYVLMRIITLIALVSGAYFTLKGELTTGQLVGFVLLANTFVKPIESINIMIETYPKGFAGFKRFRQELAKPVAVQDLPDAQLAPHFQGQIDYRNVELAYEEGRPVISQLNLSIAPGESVALVGPSGAGKSSMVNLLPRFYDVTSGQVLIDGKDIREYTLASLRQQIGIVQQDVFLFDGTIRENVLYGRLDASEAEVEAAIRAAKLDQVIEQLPDGLDTAIGERGVRLSGGQKQRLSIARIFLKNPSILILDEATSALDTKTEQYIQQSFDQLAKGRTSLVIAHRLATIQHVDRIVVVTEEGVVESGSHQELLALDGHYAALYRAQFA, from the coding sequence GTGTTACGCGATTTTTTTGCCTATTATAAGCCTTATAAGAAGCTCTTCGTGATTGACTTTGGCTGCGCAGTAATCTCAGCGATGTTAGAGTTGATTTTTCCATTTGTTGTCAATCGGGTCATAGATACCATCTTGCCGACAGGTCATTACCAGACGGTTATTTGGGTCTGTCTCTTGTTACTTGCCTTCTATCTCTTCAACATGGTGATGAAGTACATTGTAGTCTACCTAGGCCATAAGTTGGGCATTACCATTGAGACCGATATGCGACGTCAGCTCTTCCAATATTTCCAAAGTCAGTCTTTTGAGTATTTCGATAATAAGCAGACAGGGGAGCTCATGTCGCGGCTAACCAGTGACTTGTTCGAAATCGGGGAGTTAGCCCATCATGGGCCTGAAGACTTATTCATTACCTTGATGAGTTTGGTGGGGGCTTTTTGCCTCATGCTGCAGGTCCATGTGCAATTAGCCATTGGGACAGTGATTCTGGTGCCAATCTTGGGAGTTGCGCTGGCTATCTTCAATAAGAAGATGGGACGTATTAATAGCCAAGTCTATCGCCAATTGGGAGAATTTAATGCCGGCTTATCCAACAGCCTCAGTGGCATCCGAGTAGTCAAGGCGTTCGCTAATGAAGCCCATGAAGAAGCGCGTTTTGAAGGTCTAATTCAAGACTATCGCGAAAATAAACTTAAGTTCTACCAAACCATGGCCGCTTCTAGCGCCTTTAACTATGTCTTGATGCGCATTATTACCTTAATTGCCTTAGTGTCCGGGGCTTATTTCACCCTCAAAGGAGAGCTAACGACAGGCCAATTGGTAGGTTTTGTTCTTTTAGCTAATACCTTTGTTAAGCCGATTGAAAGTATTAATATCATGATTGAAACCTATCCCAAGGGTTTTGCCGGCTTCAAACGTTTCAGACAAGAGCTAGCTAAACCGGTGGCGGTTCAGGACCTGCCTGATGCCCAGCTAGCGCCACACTTCCAAGGTCAAATAGATTATCGTAATGTGGAACTGGCCTATGAAGAGGGGCGTCCCGTTATTTCTCAATTGAACCTGTCCATTGCTCCCGGGGAGAGCGTGGCTTTAGTCGGTCCAAGTGGAGCAGGTAAGTCCAGTATGGTCAATCTCCTGCCGCGTTTTTATGATGTCACGTCGGGTCAAGTCTTGATTGATGGCAAGGACATACGGGAATACACCTTGGCTTCACTCAGACAACAGATTGGGATTGTTCAGCAGGATGTTTTCTTGTTCGACGGGACCATCCGGGAGAATGTCCTCTATGGTCGATTAGATGCAAGTGAGGCTGAAGTGGAAGCAGCTATTCGTGCGGCTAAACTAGATCAAGTCATCGAGCAATTACCTGATGGCTTGGATACTGCCATTGGGGAACGTGGTGTACGCTTATCTGGTGGACAGAAACAACGCCTATCGATTGCGAGAATCTTCCTCAAGAATCCTTCCATACTAATCTTAGATGAGGCAACTAGCGCCTTAGATACGAAAACCGAGCAGTATATCCAACAGTCCTTTGATCAATTAGCCAAAGGTCGGACCAGTCTCGTGATTGCCCATCGCTTAGCCACCATTCAGCATGTAGATCGCATCGTGGTAGTAACTGAGGAGGGCGTGGTAGAATCCGGTAGCCACCAAGAACTATTGGCTTTAGATGGTCATTATGCGGCCTTATACCGGGCCCAGTTCGCCTAG